In the genome of Blastopirellula retiformator, the window CGAACACTGGACCACTGCGCGATCTTTTTTTCGCCGTAGTGGACTGGACCGTAACGTTTTTTGAAGCGCGCTTCCTACCAATTCATTAGCACCCAAACGGAAAGTGGACTCGACCGCGCGTTTTTTTCCCGGATCCTAGTCTGAGGCGCGAGCCGAGGGAGACCGGATCGCGCCCCGCAGATAACTCCATTCCGATCTCGGCCAAAACCGAGGTGGACTCTTGCCGCAAATTTTCCACTGCGTTCCCTCCGCTCGCGATTTGGGCTACGATTGGACCATCCACAGCGCACGCTACGGCGAATCGACCACAATTCCGTGCGCTTTGTCAAGCAAATCGATTGTGGACAGAAGCGGCTGACTCGTGACTCTTGCCGCTTTTGGCTTTCCGCTTTCCTTCGGCTCGCGCCTCGGGCTAAGATCGCTAGGCCATATACGCCGTCGGATCTTCCAGCCCGTGCTTGGCGAACGCTTCTTTCCGTTCGGTACAGGCGCCGCACTTGCCGCAGTGCTCTTCCAAACCCTTGTAGCAGGTCCAGGTCAGATCGTACGGCACGCCAAGCTCGGCGCCGCGCTGGGCGATGTCTCCCTTGTCGATATCGACGAAGGGGCGCCACAGCTCGACCGGATTCCAGTCGCACAGTTGGGCCGCTTGGTCCATGGCGGTGGCGAACTCGGGCCGGCAGTCGGGATAGATCGCGTGGTCGCCGCTATGGGCGCCATAAGCGACGGCGACGCACTGCTGGCTGATCGCCCAGGCGATCGAGACCGACAGCAGGATCATGTTCCGGTTGGGGACGACCGTCAGCTTCATGTTCTCTTCAGCGTAGTGCCCTTCGGGAATCTCGATCTCTCGCCCGCTTAAGCTGTTAGCCCCAAACAGCGGATTGATCGCCGACAGATCGGCGACCATGTGCGGCACGTTCACCCCTGCACACAGCTTGCGGGCATACTCCAGCTCTTTCACATGCCGCTGCCCATAGTTGATCGAGATCGCGCAGACGTCGTGCCCGGCATCGAGCAAGTGGTAGAGGAGGGTTGCGGAGTCCATCCCTCCGGAAACGACGGCGACGACTTTTGGCATGGGGTTAGCGCTCTAGAGCGTGGCGGAACATGCGAGATTGTGGATACGCATTGTACTACAATCAGGCTCACCATGATGTTTCTTCGATCACCCCAACCTTGGAATCCAAGAATGGATCCGCTGCGAGTCTTGCAAGCCATCCTTTTTTGCAGCATCCCGATCGGACTGTTGGCGATTCTGGCGGCTTTGTATCGACTTCGCGTCACGGCGCAGTTGCTCGCGGCTCTCTGCATCCTGATCGGCGCCATGTTGACGCTGGGACTGGCGTTCCAGCTGATGTTTTCCGAAGGGGTCACTATCTTTGCCGTTTCGCTAGCGCCGGCGGCCCTGGGCGGCGTCGCGCTGGTGGTCGATCGCTATGCTCGCAATCGCCCTGCCTTGAAGCGGTTCCAGGTATCGATTCCACTTTTGCTGTACGGAACGCTGGTGATCGGCTGCTTCTTTGCGTTCGACAAGTTTTCGGAAGGGCTCAACCGCCGCGCACTTGACTTTCGTATGACGAAGATTCTGCAGATCAAG includes:
- the queC gene encoding 7-cyano-7-deazaguanine synthase QueC; this encodes MPKVVAVVSGGMDSATLLYHLLDAGHDVCAISINYGQRHVKELEYARKLCAGVNVPHMVADLSAINPLFGANSLSGREIEIPEGHYAEENMKLTVVPNRNMILLSVSIAWAISQQCVAVAYGAHSGDHAIYPDCRPEFATAMDQAAQLCDWNPVELWRPFVDIDKGDIAQRGAELGVPYDLTWTCYKGLEEHCGKCGACTERKEAFAKHGLEDPTAYMA